The genomic DNA tttgcattgagagatgattttatggaaagtaccccatgccaatctctaggtatggtgaaggggatgtgatgatgtggggctattttaattccaaaggccaagggaactttatcaggatgcatccatgaaataactggcctttaaaaatacaaatctgcctTCCTccatgggaatttaacataggggtgtacttacttatgccccctgtattttaaggaagaacatttatttatttacgatacatttttaattcacaaagaaaatttgtgtccttaaaggttggatttttcctcatttttttaattaaggcattaagatcaatttgccaAAGATGATttgtttattcctctttttagtcaactttagcatagGTGTCCTAattttgttcacatgactgtatatgaaaataaaaacgtaCATCATTACCATTTGCATAGGCtgggttgtttgtgtgtgtgaatataaaTGTCAGTTGTTACTCTCACATGCAATGAAAAAgcgctgccatcagtctgtgtgCCGAAAGAAGGATGTCTACTGACGGGCGCCGGagagaaagatgttttttttttttaagattatttttggggcattttaggcttttattgacaggacagctgaagagatgaaaggggagagagagggggaatgacatgcagtaaagggccgcagattggagtcgaaccccgggccagctgcgttgaggagtaaacctctatatatgggcgcgcgctctaccaactAAGCTATCCGGGGGCCCGAGAAAGATGTTTTTAAGGGTCTCTGCGTGTCCAGCTCACGtttgtaacgttagcttctaACTGAATCTCTTTTTCTAGCCATTTTAAGTCACTGCTAAGTGATATCACACAGTCATGAATTCGGGGACGTTTTATGAAACTAAAATTAAGGTTATTGTATTCTGGCGGCTGCCTTTTCCAGGCAAATGCGGGACCAGAGCTCCAGACAGCCATAAGGGCAGGCAGCActggaacaaaaacacagaaacatcacCAACAGTATGATGAATCTCAATGCGTCCTGGGTGCATTCACACCTGTACTTCGAACTGTCCATTGATCGGATCACTCAGGAcggattttaataccaggtggAAACGTTTCTGACTCTTAGCTTAATAAAGCGTTTTAAGGTATTTGAACTCATTGTTTCGATTTTCCGACCAGCAACCCTTCTCAGTGTCATTTCCAGAAGCAGCAGGCAGCGGTTTTCAGCCAAAAAAACTCTGATTAACCCACTATAGGcctacactacctgcccagcaccaaacaacagacaacaaaGTGGAGCATTCAGCAGCTAAACAGATATTTCCTTCAGGAGTCAGTGGAGACCAAAAGCtaaaaaaagagtaaatattggacttgaATTCATCAGGTGGCTGTGAATATGATGTTTGAAATGACTGTGTAGGTAACTTGTTTGCTAACACATTAGCATTAACAACTTATTGAGCTAACAAGCTAGCAGTGGCTGTGTCTGTTGGCTTGTTTTTCTGGCCCCTAGTGGCCAAAATTCCTTCATTTTTATCAGAGCTGAACTTGAGCTACAAATTTGTTTCACCACAAATCTGTACCTTTATCAATTCCAGGCGATGGTCTTCAGGGTTCAGAGCTAGACGCCCGCCAGTCGTTCTCCAAGGTTCCCCGACGTCTGACTGAGGTCAGGCTGGTTCTCCTGGGCGAGCGTGAAACAGGAAAGAGCTCTGCCGGGAATACCATCCTGGGCAAAATGGGCTCCTTTCAGGCCGGGGCAGTGACAGAGGAGTGCGTCTGTCAGCAAGCGGAGGTGGCCATGCGGCTGGTGACGGTGGTGGACACTCCCGGCTGGGAGGGAGGTGTGGCGGGGGCCACACCTGAGAGGGTGAAGAGGGAGATTGTCAGCAGCGTGGCCTTGTGTCCTCCAGGGCCCCACGCGCTCCTGCTGAGTTTGAGGGTGGATACACTGGTGAGGGTAGCACATGTGAGGGAACATCTGGAGCTTCTGGGCGAGGGTGTATGGAGACACACAATATTGCTGTTCACCCACGGGGATCAGCTTCGGGAGGGGGTGGATATCGAGCAGCACATCCAGGGTGGGGGCAGGGATCTCCAGTGGCTGCTGGAGAAGTGCAGGGGCAGGTACCACGTCGTCAGCAGCCtagatggaggaggaagaggaagtgaaGGCTCCATTAAGGTGACAGAGCTCCTGCAGAAGGTAGAAAAGATGGCGGCGGTGAACAGGTGTGAGGCTTTCTCCGGCCTAGTTCAGGAGGTTATAGATCTGAGCCGCCACAGGAACGAGAAGTTCAACCAGCGGCTGAAGGACATGGGAGATAAAATGCTTCGCCAGGAGGACGAGTTAAAAAATATTAGAGACAGGGAGATTAAAAGAATCGGGTGGTTTTttgagaggaagaagaaggggaAATCACCCGGAAAAGCCGACTTTcaaagggaagaagaggaggaagagaacaGGAGGATGGGAGAAAGGAAGAATGATGGGGAAGTTGAGGGGGAGCTGGAGGAGAGGATGCGATGGCTAACAGaggataaagagagagaaattcAGGATCTGAGCATAGAAAATGAGAGAATCCACGTGGCGCTAACCCAGAGCAGACGGGAAAGGGACGAGACGATGCTCAGGCtggagctaaaagagagagagatggaggagctgAAAGAAAGAATTGATGAGCAGCAACTGAAGCTGCTGGACCTTGAGCGTGCTGGTGTAGCAAATGAACATGAGAGAAAACAGAGGGAGGATACCATCAAAGCAAAGAAGCAAGAGTGGTTGAGTGAGGTTAAGAAATTGGAAGACAACATAGAGCtgcagaagaaagagaaagcagAGTGGATGGAAAAAGTTGATTCTTTAAAAGCAGAAATGGACGAGACTAAAAGACATATTGATGATATGCTCGAGAGAAAAGAACAAGAAAGAAACAGGGTGGTGGCAGAGATGGAAGAAAAACTTAAAGAGATGGAAGTCAAACTGcttgaaaaagacaaagagcTGGAAAAAACTAGGAAGAATGCCTCAGAGGAAAAGCAGATAGCTCACGCTATCATAAAACAGTGTGAAGAAGATACGGAAAGGAAAGTTGAAGAAATTAAATCACAACATAGGAAAGAGATGCATGAGAAAGAGGCAGATATACAAGGCATACAACTGCAGCATCAGGAAGAGATGGCCAGAAAAATcagagaaatagaaaaaatgaTGGAGACAATGAAAGTTCAACACCAAGAAGAAATTGATCAAAAGTTTAAAGACAATGCAGAAGATATGGAAAGAGTCAAACGGCAGCATGACAATGAAATAAAGGAAACAcagcaagaaaaacaaagaaagattgCAGAGCTGAAAGAGCAGTTTGCAAAAGAAACAGAGGAACAAATGCaagtaaaaaagagagagatagcAGAGTTAACAGAAGGAAAAATgctggaaaatgaaaaagagaaggaaatgaTTCATCTTACCTACAAAAAAGACATGGCACAGATGAtgcgagagaaagaaaaagaggtagACGTGTTAAAACTGCAGCATCAGGAAGAAATGGcaagaaaaatgaatgaaatggaaaaactaatgGAGACGAGGAGAGTGGAACACAAGGAGGAAATAGACAGAAAAGTGAAAGCGAAAGAGGAAGCTGTGGAAAGAGTCCAGCAGCAGTACAGTGGTAAAATAAGGGACTTGGAGCACCAAACACAACGGCAGATTAAAGCGCTGAAACAACAGTTTGCAGAAGAAATTGAGAAACAATTGcaggaaagacaaagacagataaGAGAGTTGGAGCAAAAGCACATCGCCCAAACAGAGGAAAAAGCGcgagaaaatgaaaaacagcagAAAGTGATGAATGAAAAccatgaaaaatacattttgcaacAAATGCAAGAGAGAGACCGACTAATCGAGGAGTTAAAACATCAGCACATTAATGAAATCAAAGAAACAATGCAAGAAAGtgacaaagaaaaggaaagactTGTTATGAATCTCAAGAAAGAGATGGAGCAAAGACtgcaggaaaaggaaaaagagatagaTGAGATCAAAgtaaatgtgaaagaaatgaaGGAACAGCTGCAacaaaaggaagagaaagaacTCGATAATTTAAATTACAAGCAAGAAATGGAGCAAAgactgagagaaaaagaaaaagaaattgaggGGATGAAGCTCAATGTcaaagaaatgaatgaaaagctGCAACAAAACGAAGAGAAAGAAATTGATCATTTAAAGGACAAGAAAGGCATGGAGCAAAGACTggaggaaagacaaagagaaacagatgtgataaaagaacatttaaatgaaCTTTTAAACCACAAGAGACAGATGGAGCAAAAACtccaagaaaaagaaagaatgatAGAAAAATTGGATCAGCATGTAAAGGATGTTGACGAAATCCTGCGGAGAAAGGAAGACGAGAGAGGAGAAATTATTCTCAATCaaaagaaagaggcagagcagcGACTGCAAGACAGAGAACGAGAGATGGAGGAGATGAAACGGCAGCTTTTAAACGACACGGAgagaaaactaaaagaaaaggaaactgaGATTGAAAGTGTTAAACAACAGGCCGACTCCAGGGAGatgggatggagggaagagCAGAGGAAGAAGGACGAGAAAGGAGAAACCGAGTTGAACCGACTGTTAAAAATCAttgacaacaaaacaaatgaaatagcacaagcGGAATGCCTTcttgcagagagagacagtgagaatgACGAGGCAAAAAAGACATGTGCCAACTACTTGAAAGAAATTGAAGAGCTGAAAGAAAGCATTAAAAACCAAACATCCAGTATCATCGAAATACAGCAGCGTCATGCAGagcaggacagaaaaaaagatgctgAAATGATGACAAAACTTCAGGAGAAAGAAGAactgaagcagagagagagagaacacgaGAAAGAGACCATCCAACTGAGGCTAACAATCGAGCAGACAAAGTCCGAGCTGAAGGAGCTCATCAACAAGATGGACATGGAGATGACGAGCATGATTCAGAATTATGAAAAGGAGATTGCGGGAAGGAACGAGAGCATGGAATCCATGGCAAAGGAGAAGGAGTGCGCTATAAGTCGTTCGGAGGAAGCCACAGAGAAATATGAGGAATGTCGGAGGAGAGTTGAGGAGCTGCAGGAGCAAAATGAGAAGCTGAGAAAAGAGACGGACAACCTCAAAATAAAGTGCGAGGAGCTGAAGACGGAGAGCGAAGAAGAAGTTAGAAAACATCTCAGGGGATATGAACAGCAGGTGAAGAGCACAGAGGCAGAGATCGGGGGATTAAAGGAGGCGAATGACAAACTACAGGTAGCGATGGCAAGGATGAAAGAGAGAGTGGGTGAGGCAGAAAGGcagatgaatgagatgagagtGCATGTCCAGAAAGAAAGTGAGTTTAGAACGAAGGTTGAGGAATTCttaaaaagggaaaaagaaGTAGAGGAAAGGGAGCAGGATCTGAATAGAAACAAAGAAGAGTTGAGCAAACGAGGACATGAACTCGATGCAAAAGAGCAGGAGCTTGTTGAAAAAGAGGTAAAGTTGGAAAGCAAGGAAGAACAACTTAGCAAATGGGaagaaaggcaacaaaaagagcaggaagaaaaagataaatgtgAGCATGATGTGAGTATGAGAGTGGAAAATATCAAGAAAAAGGAACAGGAGCTAGAGAGCTTGCTAAGAGCTCTGGAAGGCAAACAGAAAGAGCTAAACTATCACGGTCAAGATCTTCAGGAGAAGGTAAAAGGGCAGAGAGATCACGGGAAGGAGCTGAAAGACAGGGAGTATTACCTAAGAAATGAAGAACAGGAGTTGCTCAACTGGAAGACAGAGTTGCAAATGCAAAATGAGCGTGTAAACTCTACAACGCAGCAGTTAGATGAGATGGGGAGAGACTTGGCTCTGCTGAAGGAAGAACTTCACAACAAAGAGAACAACTTAAAGGTGTTACTTAAGAAATTGGGAAAATGGGAACAGAATCTTAAAGAACGGGAAGAAGGGTTGCTCAAAAGAGAGAATGGAGAATATGAGGTTGGTTACAATGTGGGAGTCCATGAGGGGAATTCTTTCGATCTGACAGCTGCAGTTGAGAGCTCAGAAGACGACTTGCATTTAATGTACCGAGATGTCAGTGAGAGAAGGgaagaaggaagaggaagagagtcaggaagaggagaaaaggaTAGGGAGGATCAGAGGATGAAAACAGCATCGTCGGCTGCAGAGAGCAATAACTGTCACCTTGAAACACTAAAAGAGATGGAGATGGCTGAGGAAAAGGAAGagatgagaggaagaggagaggagacaaggaagaaaaaaagcagagagGATCTGAAGAGTGCAAAGGTTATTCGAGAGTTTGAGTTTTTATCTGCAAGTCAGGGTCACAGAAGCTCAAACAACAAAGATCTTCCTCGGTCGGGTTTGAGGGTGGTGGTGTTAGGGGAGTcctggtcgtctcgctcccccgcTGGTGTCACCATCCTGTGTGGACAGGCATCCAAACACGACGGGTCTACCTTCAGGCCCTGGAGAGGTCAAGTAGCCGGACGCCGACTTACAGTCGCAGAACCGCTCGGTCTGAAGTGGCGAGATGGGCCAGATCTGACCAACACAACGCAAAGGAAAAGCATTCTCGACGGCATCTCCTGGTGTCACCCTGGACCTCACGTCGTCCTCCTACTCATTCCCGCCTTCTTAACCTGCACACAGAAGTACAGGAGAGCAATAGAGGAGCACATGAGTTTGTTTGGGGAAGACATTTGGCAGCGCACGCTGGTGCTGTTCACATGGGGGGAAATGTTAGGGGAGAGCGCAGAGCAGCACATCCTGAGGAACGGGGAGCTAATGGGGCTCGTAGAGAGATGTGGGGGCAGGTATCATGTGCTTGGCAGCAAAAAAAGTCCCTCTTTGATTGAGAGATTGTTTGAGAAGATGGAGGATATGGTGACTTTGAATAGCAGAGAACTGTGACGAGACTATGAATTTATCATGTAAAAATAGTGCCTTTCATCTTACGTGAATATTTTTGAAtaaagtggtggaagaagtactccgaTGCTTTATTTACTGTAAGTCAAAGTACCAACATCACAAAGTTTTAATTAGAATTTTAAATTTTCAAATGGTCACAAGATAAATGTGGGGGGGTCGTGAGATGATTTATGGGACAggaaacaaaaagaacaaaaacttcTGCTATATTAATCCGTAttcattttttgacttttctcaAATCTTTGCTTTTTGGGTAAAAAATTTGATATTTCACTTTGAGCCTCAAGTCTAGAGGAGAATCACTCTTGCGAAATGTAACAAAAAGTCCCAACTAGACAGATTTAAAAAGATTTacaactgctgttttaatcttaaacattacattgtattttataaacgttatgttgttgtgtatttgtttttttgcgtgtgaaatcttaatctgaaaagtaagcAGTTACTAAAGctttcagataaatgtagtggagtgaaaagtaGAATAGTAcactctgagatgtagtggagtagaagtataaagaagCAGGACATGGAAATACtctagtaaagtaaaagtacttcaaAGTTGTACTGCAGTACAGCACTTGATAATTGCTGAATTTAACATCCTGCTTTCTGAATAATTCATATACATATTCATTACTTAtttattgctttaaaaaaaaaatctttaaaaattcTAAATGACCTGCAAATCCGTCTGACTGACACAGACTTGCCTGCTCCCTCCACAAGATGGGGACCTTGTGTCAGTGTAGAGACGACTCTGAGCACCAAAGTAATCAGTGTTAAATGTCACTGATGACAAGAAGTTGATGGCGAAAGTATAGTAAAGCTagtcaaaaaaaatgttttaaccgTGTTTTACAATTTTGTGTGTAAATGGCTACTTTTAAAAGGAAAGAGTACACAAAGCCTGACTAGCAGGCCTGTGCTCCATCTTGACTGGAGGCATTTAAGGAGAACCAAACCGTCTCGCAATTATAACCCCAGGGAGCCTGCCGCATGCTGAGAGGACTCCTGCTTTGACAAGTAAATTATGACTCTTGATGAGAGGAGTACGCCGTTTTCATAATGCAATTTTTGACAGCCAGGAAAATGCGGGTGGATACATACAACAACTTCCATCATCCATAGAGCCAGATGCAACAAccaaaaacacttgtgtgcaatCATCAGGCTAATAATTATGGAGTGTGAGTGCTGGTCTGTATCTAACATGgcagcaatgtttttttaatctgtccaTTCAATGTGAGCTGCCTTTGGAGGCAAATGAGAGGGTGTTGTGTCAAGATGGATCTCCTGCTTCTTTGATCATCCCTGCAGGGTGTGACTGTTTTCAAAGCATCTGtggataaatgaaaaaaaaaaaaagttgtcaaaTTGCGGTTGATGCAGAcatcattttcatacattttagcATAATGTTTTAAACATATCAGGTATCCAGCACAAACTCAAGTCATAATATATCATTAGCAACACCCTTTTAAATGTCTAAATCCTTAGATTTACAATCACATAGCTCATTTCAACACACTAGATTTATTGATTATAAGCTTGGAGTGATTGCAGAGTGCATGATGGTTTTCTGCAAAATTCCAAGACATGGTTATTAGTGgtttagttttaaatgttttaggcTGTTTGAAGTTTTAACCTCATCAACAGTGTTGCAAGACAAAAACTTTTTGAGTACAGTACATCATAAGAAATGTATGTTGCACAGCCAAACATCAATAGATAAATAGATTTCCAGTCCTAATAATGAGCATTATTCTAATTATTCTAAAGAGAGTActatgttataaaaaaaataccaaatacCTCATTATGCAAAATTTAGAAGAAATGTGTTTAcaggacattttgggaaatatgcttatctAGCCTATGCTTatttctcatgtctgtacagtagaGCTATAACAATTCAAATTAATTGTCTTATAAagaattgcgattaacaatatcgTTTTTTCTTTCAGTCAAATATCTATTTTTCAGACAAATTAAACTGTttaatgaatcccaggatacatcttttggttatatcactgttatgcaatccagataatgtaataacacaagtaAACCATGCCTctttatcatcataaaacattgtatttgtttctaaaatgaacataaaactgATAATTACCATCAGGCAtaccccttaggaccttagctTAGCTAATGTTGGCAAATAATtatggttaaacaaagaaacagcaaTACTTACAAAACATTGCGGTTAGACAATTATGCAATTACAGGCCTACTGTACAGCacatatgaagctacagccagcagcaggtTAACATAGCTTAGCAAAGTGACTTTGGTAAATAACCCTACGTAAAACCCCAAATTGTTGCTTTTTACCCATGGTTGTTACAACCAAGATATCAGATGAAACAACCAAGATAtaaatgttaattagtgagctgtagaggtgctggtaggctagggtgaccagatttcccggaactaaaaccgggacactttgcgcgtgactCTAGCGCTCGTGCAAGTACATGCTTCGGCTtgttaacgtgaacatgtgccagcccaggtcagacatagacacagacagattagacacaattttgccaacagcacacataggcctactgctcacaacataatggggtatctcagttaatattcatgaatgttcttggtatgtagcctacatatctaagaaataatattaaaagacactgagtgagtttcgtgtaggaccaactttatttttcagaattaaagcattcttttggaaaatgcacccactgaacttgtgaaaaggtatttttcattgcatggcactaaacgaattatttggaactactgccacaggcttgaactaaagttatggtaacactttacggtaagggtacatgaattatgaattcatgcatgaattaattcatgatttgtgcattacttcattcctttatcaggaattgacatgagttcatagcctctcattcatgacctcatgtaCATGCATGaacacagttgtgttcaaatcagaatttgtgcagtgatgaccacatttttttttacagaaaaataaataatcatcatcatgcttaataaatcataattcataatgatgtgcccacgtacctaatgctttagttgtgttgttcatgtatgaggtcacgaatgacagactatgaacatgtcaattcctgatgattcatgggatattaaggaatgcagtaatacataaatcattaattacataatgcataataatacatatatcaattaattcatgcatgaattcatgacaTGTACCCttactgtaaagtgttaccagtgttattctaaccaacaacccacacacacaaatgtaatctaatttgATGTAGCAGATAGCTTCCCAATTGGAAACATTTtccaacaaaaatacatttcgtatatttgttagaggagtgaatttgctcaagaatcaatttgttggctgaaagcctactgtgaacACAGGTATCAGCAAAATGGGCCCGTGTGACGAGTAGCACCTTTAAGGTGGGAACGGTCATACGGTTCCTCTCAtcagtccatgtgttgttcatgagcgAAAAGATCTGCTCAATGGGAGCATTTGTGCCTGGTAGACACATGGCGAACTGACAAAGGAGACCTACATTTTTGAACAGAATCtccctgcttttgaaatgtGCGAACATTTCCACCGCGaacatttctttcactgtctatggttaaaatgagacagataaaaagaggcattgcaacaatgtttacaaatatacattgtaacgctggctgcacagattatgcagacgcagaccgctacgaatgactgacacacacacacattgttaaaaccATACGCTagacgctttattagtctttctttctttctttcttaatgATCGGGCTATGATAAGACCACGttggctatgtaatcgctgacaaccgggacaatttcatagtggttggtgtaaaccgggacattttatcatcccgacaggcttttgtccgggacgtctggtcaccctatggtaggcagattttgttacctttggacagagcaagTCTAACGGTTTtcccttgtttccagtctttgtgctaagctaagttatCTGGCTCCTGGCTGTAGATTCATATTTAGCTaatgcacagacatgagagtggtatcaaacATCTTCAGGAACTTAAGAAAATCATTATTAGTTTTCTTACTGAGAGTtcgatgagaagatcaataccacccTCATGTTTATGCGATAGCTAAATATGAAGCCATGCAGAAAGTTAGCTTAGCCTAGTGTAAAGATAGGTAAAAAGCTAGCTTGACTCGGTCTAAAGTAACGAAATACACCTACCAGCAACTCTGAGGCAATGATTAACACTTTATATCTTGTTCTGCACAAAAACGGTGGTTTTACCGGTGGTTAAGCTAACTGGCTTCTGGCTGTAGATTGATATTTAGCTAACACACAAActccaggaagagtagctgtgCACAGCTAATGGAGATCatataataaactaaactaaacaaagaTATGAAAGCGGTAATAATGTTCTCATCCAACCACTCTGCAAGATAGTGAATAAGCATAGTGCCCAAAATGTctaattattgttttaaaatgatgCATTAGTCCTTCAGGATATAGtatctttttatttcaaaaatacATGGTGTtctaatatttgaatattttggtTGTTGTTTGGTGTTGGAACAAGAAGTCATAGGATATGTTTAGGGATCTTAAGATACAAAACAGCATTGCCATGTTTCctttataaaaacacattcCTTAACCTAAGCTGAATGATAATGATCTAAAGGTTTATTAACACCAAGGTTAGATAATTTTAGGCATGACGATTTAACAAGTACAAGcatggaaaatgtgttttttaagtgAACTTTGATCTCAACACCCATCACgtgctttcttcttttcattcAAGGCCTTTCAGGAAACAGAAATTACCACTATATCTACAAGTTCAAAGGTGAATCCTTCCTCCATATCCACAAACAGTGAATGATAAAACCACTCTTGGGCACTCATTTCGGTTTTAGCTGACATTAGTTCAGATTGAGGCAACATGGTAACCCTAATTTATCTTTATTTGGAGCCTTTTAATGTCCTGAATGAGGCTTTTTGGGATATATGGATGGGGCCACATTTACATGCTCTACAATAGATGGAAACAG from Sander vitreus isolate 19-12246 chromosome 19, sanVit1, whole genome shotgun sequence includes the following:
- the LOC144534616 gene encoding uncharacterized protein LOC144534616 isoform X1; this translates as MDVTDENCSPVIITNGDYPVRCTEEVLLHFFTDESLQAGMDSQHSPASCSAPPALPELRLVLLGRKGAGKSAAGNTILGGVGGFESGKPTEECVKRRADVVGRKVTVVDTPGWEWYYPLNSTPNWVRRETLRSVSLCPSGPHAVLLVVRSCASVTDDYISEIEEHLEPLGKAVWEHTMLLFTRGDELGLVSMEQRILTSGPAFHRLLQKCGNRYHVLDNRSKGDGTQVKELIRKLEEMVEGKKDGSSHLEMDDTVLVGLEADGKRRARERRKKQRQMETQMQRGTIKAALMSDGLQGSELDARQSFSKVPRRLTEVRLVLLGERETGKSSAGNTILGKMGSFQAGAVTEECVCQQAEVAMRLVTVVDTPGWEGGVAGATPERVKREIVSSVALCPPGPHALLLSLRVDTLVRVAHVREHLELLGEGVWRHTILLFTHGDQLREGVDIEQHIQGGGRDLQWLLEKCRGRYHVVSSLDGGGRGSEGSIKVTELLQKVEKMAAVNRCEAFSGLVQEVIDLSRHRNEKFNQRLKDMGDKMLRQEDELKNIRDREIKRIGWFFERKKKGKSPGKADFQREEEEEENRRMGERKNDGEVEGELEERMRWLTEDKEREIQDLSIENERIHVALTQSRRERDETMLRLELKEREMEELKERIDEQQLKLLDLERAGVANEHERKQREDTIKAKKQEWLSEVKKLEDNIELQKKEKAEWMEKVDSLKAEMDETKRHIDDMLERKEQERNRVVAEMEEKLKEMEVKLLEKDKELEKTRKNASEEKQIAHAIIKQCEEDTERKVEEIKSQHRKEMHEKEADIQGIQLQHQEEMARKIREIEKMMETMKVQHQEEIDQKFKDNAEDMERVKRQHDNEIKETQQEKQRKIAELKEQFAKETEEQMQVKKREIAELTEGKMLENEKEKEMIHLTYKKDMAQMMREKEKEVDVLKLQHQEEMARKMNEMEKLMETRRVEHKEEIDRKVKAKEEAVERVQQQYSGKIRDLEHQTQRQIKALKQQFAEEIEKQLQERQRQIRELEQKHIAQTEEKARENEKQQKVMNENHEKYILQQMQERDRLIEELKHQHINEIKETMQESDKEKERLVMNLKKEMEQRLQEKEKEIDEIKVNVKEMKEQLQQKEEKELDNLNYKQEMEQRLREKEKEIEGMKLNVKEMNEKLQQNEEKEIDHLKDKKGMEQRLEERQRETDVIKEHLNELLNHKRQMEQKLQEKERMIEKLDQHVKDVDEILRRKEDERGEIILNQKKEAEQRLQDREREMEEMKRQLLNDTERKLKEKETEIESVKQQADSREMGWREEQRKKDEKGETELNRLLKIIDNKTNEIAQAECLLAERDSENDEAKKTCANYLKEIEELKESIKNQTSSIIEIQQRHAEQDRKKDAEMMTKLQEKEELKQREREHEKETIQLRLTIEQTKSELKELINKMDMEMTSMIQNYEKEIAGRNESMESMAKEKECAISRSEEATEKYEECRRRVEELQEQNEKLRKETDNLKIKCEELKTESEEEVRKHLRGYEQQVKSTEAEIGGLKEANDKLQVAMARMKERVGEAERQMNEMRVHVQKESEFRTKVEEFLKREKEVEEREQDLNRNKEELSKRGHELDAKEQELVEKEVKLESKEEQLSKWEERQQKEQEEKDKCEHDVSMRVENIKKKEQELESLLRALEGKQKELNYHGQDLQEKVKGQRDHGKELKDREYYLRNEEQELLNWKTELQMQNERVNSTTQQLDEMGRDLALLKEELHNKENNLKVLLKKLGKWEQNLKEREEGLLKRENGEYEVGYNVGVHEGNSFDLTAAVESSEDDLHLMYRDVSERREEGRGRESGRGEKDREDQRMKTASSAAESNNCHLETLKEMEMAEEKEEMRGRGEETRKKKSREDLKSAKVIREFEFLSASQGHRSSNNKDLPRSGLRVVVLGESWSSRSPAGVTILCGQASKHDGSTFRPWRGQVAGRRLTVAEPLGLKWRDGPDLTNTTQRKSILDGISWCHPGPHVVLLLIPAFLTCTQKYRRAIEEHMSLFGEDIWQRTLVLFTWGEMLGESAEQHILRNGELMGLVERCGGRYHVLGSKKSPSLIERLFEKMEDMVTLNSREL